Below is a window of Populus trichocarpa isolate Nisqually-1 chromosome 3, P.trichocarpa_v4.1, whole genome shotgun sequence DNA.
tttttcttccaaattttatcctcattcttttagttgctattttttcttttgaattcttttttatgattgattttttttaaaaaaattatcttttaatatttgattttttaaaatttaagattcgTGGTTTTTTAGATTTGGTGTTTCCAATCAAATAGTCCAGGTCACAAGTTTTATAAACTGACATAGGTTCCCATCTTTCTTTTAGACTCTTTTTTTCGATCTCATTACTCGAcgttggtttaaaaaaaatcaaacttcatggttttctttgtttttctttttaaagggttatcttaatctcataacATGGTCCGTGGGTATTGCGGGTTAACCTAGGtggttcatgctttttttttttctggtgttGTTGTTCAACTTTTTATAATTGCATTAGAACCGTCTTAGTGAGCTCTTTCTAGTGGTAAAGCGGTGTCCATAGTGGAGGGACATTAAGTTTCcaacaagctttttttttttttaagcgtGATattgtgagtttattttttatagttaattattgttattttttttatttgctctaTTTATTATCGATGGCTTTAATTTTGAACCCATGTGTAACTGGACTTTTTGTTAGTTAtccctttaattttctttcaatgtttatttttgattaaaattcTCTAATTTCCTTATGACTACTTATGTATTAACCTAGCACCGAACGGCAATCGGTATTAATTAAAGGCTGGGATGATAACTAGTGTAGATGTGGTGGGATCATTAATTAAGCGACTTTGTCTACCCCTAATAATTCCGCAATGAATTTGCCCTGTTTGAAACAGGGACCACTTTTATCAAAGGTTATCATCGCTGACATGCAACGGCGTAGAAATCAGTAGAACTTATGGCAGTCCACAGATCAAGGCACAAATTATTAGTATTGAAAGGCAAATACAAGATTGCCTATGAACGCGATTTATGAAGTCAAAGTTACGAAGTAAGGAGCTGAAATTGAAGAGCAAAAAAGAGGCATATCAACCACTGAACAAGAGCCAATCCCTTGGGTTAAAGGATTAACAATAGGAATGTTGGGACTTTTTGAGATAAAAAAGTGTCTCCCTCTCTTGGGGCATGAATTTAGTTTACtgcggcaaaaaaaaaattgtctggGGTGCATGCATTGAGCTAGTTTATTTCTCTATAAAGAAGTATGGAAAACCATCCGGGCTTTTGACAGGGGATTTGTCCCTCGCAGCTTATAATTAGATTCAATAAGcttgattaatttaacaaaaaaaatatattcaaaagagaatatatccaaaaaaaaaaactgtttgaaACTAACCATTGTTTTGTCATGGACATCGTCTCATCATCAAAATGAGTTCATCATTGTAAtcctaataaaatttataatgataaataaatctcatgaaaaaatatatttttaccctcgaagagagttaatttggttttttctttaaagggcAAAAACATTATTGTATTGATCCAATCCTCAGTACAATGAATCTATGCCTACAGTCAATGCctgctttttttaaaatcttgacaGAATAATGAGTGTTATTGGTGTAGATGATGACTTGGGTTTCCATTGACTTGAGCTCACATGTAGTCGTTAGGCCTGCAACCAAGGTAAGATAGGATTGGGTTAAGGTCTTATTAACTCTTTCATTGGCTAAGTTATTCTCCAATAGTAAAACTAGATTagagggaaaataaaaataaaaacttagccGTGTAGGCCTGGCCTGGGTGAACCAACACATGTGCAGGGCTTTCTAGCCCAGATCCACACTCTTGAACCTTATTTGTTCTCTTTTAAAAAGGTAATAACATGTCatctatctctatttttttttataaaaaaacaaaaacaaaagtagaTGGCATATTGTTTCTCTTTACCCATAATTCAACCACCATTGTACCATTGTAGTGGCCAAAAAATtatgcctatttttttttttcctgaaaaaatcaaaatttttcatctattttgaccataaaatacatattaaacaCCCTTGGAACCCAAAAATctacttaaacaaaaaaaaaacatcaaaaacagttcaaaaatacaaaatcatattGGAAAAGGTTTTGCTCTCCACCCCGATGCTAGATGAAAGCTCAAAATAACCACCATCAAACTCTCATTGTCAAATGAAACCCGTTGACATTAAGAATGATCAGTTTCGTTGtcgaaaatgaaaaaactaacaTATTTCTCTCTCCTAACTATTTTCCAGCGagtttttctctcatttctctaattaaaaaattaaaaaataaataaaataaattttaggatcaaaatgaaaattattgcaAATTTGGTGTGATCTATATTTCCTTTGTGTTTTACTTTTCAGACCTCTAACTTTTAATATGGTATTACCTCCATAATTTCAAGCCAAATTCCATCTATGTAGACTATACAAAGGTTAAattgaataggaaaaaaaagttcgaaaatgaaaaaaaataaaaacgaaaatgaaagatgaaaaaaaaataaaaacaaaaacataggtAGGTGATTCAGTATTCATATGAACCGTAAACCAACCCCATGTCGTTTGgttgtgtttttaattgttttggtaCAATTAAAACTGTAACTATCTATGGTTCTTATGGATTCGTGAAATTGTTGGGTGAGAAATTTTGAGAGAAACACAGAACACcgtgactttctctctctcccaaCTTTCAAATTCAATGCAGAAGCTGATTAATGGGCAGTAACCACCaaccaaagctaaaaaaaggtaaaaacccAAAACATGTTCGGAGGAAGAATGGGATTTGCCCCTATGAACAACAACTTTGTTAACAACATTATTCGGCCCTGGATTATGCTAGATAGCCTAGactcaaaagaaaaagggagagCGCACAGAATCTGATTACAAGCCAAAACGACAAAAGGCTTTGCCACAAGACAGTATAGCAGAGTAGTAAATGGAGCAGCGGTTTTGTTGGACCCAACAAGGAGACAGATTGAATCTGCAAAATATTAGTTCACACCACACATAAATCGGGGCTGCATCAACATCATCAGTAACCTTCTCTAATTCCAAGATTAGACCATAAAGAGAGAGTTTTTGTGTTAAACTAGGATAAAACGAGGGCAGGAGAGACTGTATATCTTGGCAGAGAAAGAAGGATGGCATCTTCACTCTTTTGAGTTTGGATACCTCtactctctcgctctctctctcttcctttaagaaaagaaaatctttttacTGTACAGGTTTCCACTTTCCCCACTTCTCTGACCACTAAAGACACCTCTTATATCCTGACTTGAGGACCCATAAGGGATAAATCCAAAAACACCCATGATTTTAATGACATCTATAGACACAGTACcctttctctgtttcttttctaATCAATTCATGGGGAGAAGACAAGCATGCAAGGCCGCTGCTAATTCTGCTATTGATTTCAAGAGATTACTAGTAACCCTTCTACATTCAGAGTAGTAGTAACCAGCAATTGCTAATAAACTAGTCATTAAGCTTAATCACTAGGCAAACGTTCCTCTTAAACAAGGCATATTTACacgggataaaattaaaaacaaatgggctGATAACTGGTTTCCTAGTCACACCTGTGCTCGTTTCAgaaatcatcattttctttacaGAAACCTCAAAAGATCATCGTCAATCTCTGATCCATCGATCTCATTTTCCCGCCCTTTTTGGGTCCACAGAAGAACCTTTCCCATCATGGTCTGATGGCTTCCTCGCCATTATTTCCATTGATTTCTCATGGGATGGATCACTCGCTGACCTTGATAGCACGGAGGAATCGGAATCTGCAGAAAACCCAGCAAAAcaagaccaaaaacaaaatcagtcaACTACAGGGCAGCGAATTTGGTAAAAGtaattagaataattaattaaattaatgactGTATTACCTCGAGATGCATTAAATGATCTCTTGCAATGAAGAATAGCACTCTGGATCCCATCCTGTTGCTGCAACAGCGAATCATCTCTCCTATTTGACAAAACAGGAACCGGCGGAGCCGCCGCCACCGCCGCCGATGAAGCTGATCTGCTTTTCCCTAAATGCTTACACACAACTCTCAACCCAGCAGGCAAATTCCCCTGTTTAGGACCCTTCATACTACTCACCGCTACCGTCGGAGCTTCCGcgctttccttctcctttcccCCATTATCAGCCGTTATTGGTTTCTGGGCCACCGTGGATGGTGACGGAGGAGCGGATGTTTTTGGTCCGGAGCCGAAACTTAATTGCCCGGAGAATTTCAGCTTCTCGCCATACCGTTTAGACACACGGATATAAAGAGGCTTAACTTTCTTTAAATACTTCTGCATTACATCCTTTGAAAACTTCTGCTTATCATCTGAAAAAGCAGCACCGGCAGCAGAAGCAGTTGATTCCTCTGCAGAACTCTGCTTCTGCTGTGATGACTTGATGCTTTTGCTATTCTCCCTGGTGAACAAAGACATTATAGGTACTTCCTCGACCTTAAATTTCACGGTAAAAAACTTACTTTGCTTGCCATTTTCCTCATCTTTCTCGCCTTGTTGTTTAGGAGCAGCAGAAGCTAATGTCGGCACGTTAGCTTCTgtcttttcatttgttgttgtaGTGTTTGGTTTTCTCTTTAATCCCGACATGAAGACGCGAAATTTTGTAGCAGATTTTTGCAATGACACCGAAAACTGAGAGGATTTGGAGTTCAGCTCAAGCGAAGATGACTCAATCGGCACAAGCCTtcctttgaaaaacaaatcatcggAAGGAGAAAGAGCAAGATTTTGATCCCTCCTGTCATTGCTAGACGCCGAAGAGAGAGTGAAATTGAACTCCCTCTCTTCGTCCatcccatcatcatcatcatcatcagaagTGTCAGCAGCATCGTTTTCCTCATCAGAACCAGccccattgttttcttttatctcaTCTTTGCTTTCTgctccttcctcttcttcttcgtcaGGAACTGCAAACTCCAAGTCAAAAAAAGGCCCATCATCGTCATCATTCTCATCATCAGTTTCCACTCTGTCTGGAGACACAGCAGAGACAATTGTGGTGGCGCGTGAGTTGTAATTACCATCTCCACCGCGCGCTCCACCATTAACAGCAATACCACCACCTCTCCAGTACTTGAGCAAGCTGAAAGCTTCCATTGTTGGGAGAGCCAGaatagtaaaatgaaaaaataaagggacTACAGGGAAATAAAAGAGGGGGCGAGTCTTGTTTTAAAAGAGGGAGAAAGGGGAGACGAGGGGAAATaatagagggagagagagaacaaggttttttttttttagtaaatgaaCGAGGGGGTAGCTTAGGTGAATGGGAGTTGCAGAATAGTACCTGAAAATGGGGTGGCAGAGTGACAGAGAGGGCCAAGCTTTTTTACCGGtacagaaagagagagggaaaggGGAAGAGGGGATGGCTTTTATTTTGTCTTGATTTGTTAGGGTGCTGCAGGTTAGTCATGTGAGACCAGTCTGCGAGTCAGGAGTTGTAGAGAGTACAAGATAGGGTTGTTCAGTGATGTAGAGATGAAGGTACAGTACAGTAGTGTAGAGTATACGCATACTGCATACTAAATCGTCGCGAGCAGTACTGCTAATTGGCTCAAAATCATTCTTTATCAGTTTATTGTAAATTACTTCCGATGAACTGTGACGTGAGATCTCTATGCTGTTGTGTGTACTTTTGGGTGACCATTACCATTTGTTCAACTAATTTCAGTGAAGGCagcgtttttttttaattaattaattaattaattaatgtaagtGTGGGTTATTTTGtgtgtattttgattaattttatagattttaaagttaatgaCGATATAATCCTTCAATAATCTTAATgaatttttgattatttttgttggtgACATGCAATTATCCAACACTATAATCCGTGATTTGGTGTTATATTTAGAAGTGtagttgtaattgttttttaaagtattttttattcggaaatgtgtcaaaataatattttttgtattttaaaaaaattatttttgatatcaatacagtaaaatgatctaaaaacatcaaaaaaatatattaatttaaaaaaaaattaaatttaaattttttaaaaaatacttttgaaataaaacaaataaaaaaattaacaaatagagatggcaataaaaaatagcgataattgaaaaaaaaaaaaacatggaaatagTTCGAAGCGAGGAATGGTACGTGCAACGGTgaaattttcaatgtttttactATCATAAAGAAGAGCCAGCGGTTCTATAATTGTGATGGATGCTAGTAAATGAGCTTCAAACTTCTCAGACAATAACGGATAAGAATCGGTCATTTTATCAACCAGAGGCGAAATCATTTCTATCTTCATCATGAAGAGATTGACCAGTTTTGGTGATTATCAAGTAAAAATCGGCTGTTTACTGTTGAATAGAAACTGTTCACATATTTACAAAACATTATGGGTGTACGATGTATttttccataatttattttatttctcgaACATAATTACTCGACCTGGTGGGATAGCCGAGTTGTATGTATTGACTAAAATCTTTAAATGTagagtaatataaaatcttttttaaaattatatctacttttttatatatcataaaataGCCAAAACTAACCATGATAGATATCTTGTAAACTCGGGCTTCTTAATTGATAGCTTACTGATTTAAtgatttaagtttttagattgaatttttataaaattattattgagattttatttaatggcttgggttttaaatttaaatattttttatatgatactAATGCTGTAATAACCAGATCCGAACGagttcaaaaagttttttatggaACCtagattttttagattaaaatcgTTCTTCTATAATAACCACttgaaataacaaggaaaacaaaatgttaatTCAACTATCAATActctaataatatttaaagacaagctaataaaaaacaacaaacatattaaattatatcaCAACTCGTTAAATTATTAGTTAGTTCTTTTATAAGTCATGTTTGCTATTGTCTTACGTTGTTTTTAACTTTCTTGGATGAAATGATGGATAAAGTTTTTACTCTTCTTTtggacaaaaaaatcaatgatgttATAGAAATTGTTCGTGGCTCGCTCCTTTTCACACCTACATAGTTAATTTATATTCATAATAGTTAAAAcaaactctttaaaataaaacaattctaaataaTGCAACGCTAATGCTACTAGTTAATATCTACTAAAACCCTGAATTAAACTTTTATTCATGACACGTGTTTTGTTGATTTATGCTATGTAAATCAGATCTTATTCGAACAAGGGACTGTAATTGCTGTTCGGTGCATGCAAGTAATTAGAATTTTGTGTTCTCTATCGTAGCTGTATTagaggtgattatttttaattcggtttagttttaatcaaaaaaaataaccaaactaatttaaaaaaaaaaaatgaaaccagttcaaaccaaccggttcggtttggatttttagaacaaaaaccagttcaaaccggtttggcttggttttttcattttagctcggttttttctagtttggctcgtttttttcggtttcggttcagttcggtttttttggttttagacttataaaaccggaaccgaaccgatcagtttttttaaaattttaatcggtttttttcacggtttggttttttcggtttttttattttattttcttgatttaatcggtttttcagttttttttaattcggtaacaaacacaagaaaaggCTCAATTTATTGGGCAACAGggctcaattatttttataaaagaacgggttcaattatttttattataagaatttttttttttaatattgatatagtCAAGTTTGATTCATATTTGATTGAGTTGACTAAGttattaaaaacacaattaatttaattgaatttcatcCTATCAATTTCTTATAGACTctatatcataaattttataaatcagtTCAAGTCAAACTAACTatgttatatatttataatttgctttatagaaatttttatatatttctaatttgtttgTAAACTATCAGTGTAAATCCTctaatgattattatttttaagagtttCGTGCatgtattttaaaactattagatAAATACTGAATATGCACTTAATGTTTTACTTCAGTTTagttaaactttattttatatgttttaaagcTCAAATAAACgagtttaattataaattatcaaacGTGATGTAAAGTCATTAGATTTAAGAGCTCTAACCAGGATCAGTCGAAgagtatgaaaaataaaaaagaaaaaggggttATGAGCTGCGCCTTTTTGTCACCAAAGCTAATGACTTGCTTGTGTCGCGTGACatccataattaattttatatatatatattatttttattttaccaatAACCGATAGTTAACTAAGCAGTGATATTTGAGAATATTATAGcaacaaataaattagaatatttttttttaatttttaaaaatttatttttaatattaatatatcaaaacgatttaaaattataaaaaaattaatttttttaaaaaaattaaaacttttaaaaaacacaatttttaccGTATTTCCCGTTAAACCTGACATACTTACCAATTCACTGGCCGGACAGATATGATGATGCTGCTTGCAAGTTTTGGATCAAGGCACTGAGCTTGAAGTCTTGAAAAGTTTAAACGTCCTCctcagcaaaaaaaatttatttttttcctgatcCCCGGATCCTCTCTGTAATTGAACTAGAGTTGGGTGTCAGTAGAGATAAGCACAGGCAAAAATGGTTGTTGTTCAAAGTTTAGAGCAGTGGGAGACTCCCGTTACATAATTCAGATCCAGTGGAAATACCAAGGAATTGGGGAGAAAAGTGAAAGGTTAGAAAAGTGCCCAgtgaaaagaaacataaaggaaaGCAAGTTTGTGAGAACACTCAACCTTCTCTGCCTCTTAGCGAGGGACCGTGGTCTAGGCCTGGCTACGTTAACCCAGACTAACAGCAATTTTTAATGCTACGACAAGGACTAGCCAGCTACAGCTACAGCTACGTTAACCTCACGTGGCACTCATGCAAGCAGGGGATGCATTGCCCATTTTGAACTAGTTCTTAGAAAAGCTTTGACCACCTTACTGGGCTTCTTTTCGGAGCAAGTTTCAACATTTCCactcccattaaaaaaaaaaaaaaggtttaaccATACTCCAAGATATTATCCAAGTTCTCAATACAaagataagaaataaatatttaaacacTCTTGGAGTATTGACATGGCATGTTGAAATTTACTTGTcatattcttattttatatttaaattcaagaaaatatcatGTGCGCCAcaatattcaagaaaatttacTTGCCGGAACATGCCATGTGCACACCAaatatttaacttttattaaaaCACAACAATGCCCTTGAACTAACATAATACCACAAAGAAAAAACCTTAGTAAAAAAACCACACAGGCCATGCATAagagtttatttgattttatcttaaaaggaaataaagtatttatactgtttttaaaaaattaaaaagaccaaaacaacCCCGAGCAAaagatattatgattttttattttagggttaaattagtaataatattgtgtaataaaaaaacaatatgactaatttaattttatataatttgtaaagAATAATTGTGTCATATAATGAAAGGATCACTTTATCCCCTAATGCCTGGTTTAAATGTTTTGCAGGGAgtaatttagttatcacaccattacaataaataatattcatagtcttgttaaataacaatttttgtaggagattttgtgtttttttaatgctcTACAAATCTTAAGGTGAAAATACTGAATTCAATGTTATCAAACTTGGCTGTGAGTTAACCCGATGACATGTCACTTGCCCATATTAGGTTTTGAATTACACAAAGTGAGAGTTGATCTAAGGCATATGATTCGATCGATCCAACAAGTCAACTTACAAATAATACTGTTTTAAATTAATCCGGGCTAACCTGTTTAAATGACTATCCAGACCCTGCATTGATAGAGGAGCTGGGCCGGTTTAGAAAATTtgtatagtataaaaaaaagagaggaaaggaaGCATTGACCTCTACTATTTCGCGCTAATTCCAACGTGAGTTGATGTAGTGATGCGTGGGTCCATACGGACCATGATCCATCCTCTTGACTGTTACTGATATTATAAATCAACAGATAAAGAATCACTATCTGATGGGCAATGAGAAAAGgcctttttcttcaaatagtGGCTGAGTTTGATGGCAACCGTCCGATATCTTAACAACCCCCTACCTGTTCATAGATACGATACGGGGAACTGTTTTCATGGACCCCCAAAACTGACAAACAACCTTCCAAATCCTTCAATGGGTTGAGTCAGGACTCGAGTTTTAAGACTCGTTTATAAATTTGGTGACTCGTGTTTTGGGATTatgatcaatataaaaaaacaaatcaaaaaaaattgtaatttttttttttcaatcaattcacaGTTGAATGACgaacatgaaaaaacattaaattaaaaaaaaaaccactcgaGTCAACTTGAATCAATAAGTTAGACCTACGATCATAGTCACGAGATCGAGataacaccataaaaaataaaataaaataatcaattaaaaaaacaggacAAATAAAATAACCCCGGTCAACCTATGTTGACCTATTAAACTCATAATTCGAGTCATGAGACTGgggttactttttaaatagcaaataaaatatttatgtagcTCCATttccaacaaacccaatattgaaattatataaaaaaaaactgaatctaTGAGACAGAGATAActctacaaaaacaaatttgaaaaaaaaatcgcaAAATTCAATTCCCTagcaacctaatattgaaggataaaactacaaaaaaagaagattgagttattagagggtaaaattaaaaaaaaaatcaattaaaaaaggatctAAAAGGTGAAtcaagtcaacctgagttaaccttCCAAATCTGTAACCTGTAATCtgagtcatgagatcaggataacttcatagaaagaaaaaaaatatatgaagcctaattaaataaatattcaattaaa
It encodes the following:
- the LOC7497812 gene encoding probable membrane-associated kinase regulator 2 codes for the protein MEAFSLLKYWRGGGIAVNGGARGGDGNYNSRATTIVSAVSPDRVETDDENDDDDGPFFDLEFAVPDEEEEEGAESKDEIKENNGAGSDEENDAADTSDDDDDDGMDEEREFNFTLSSASSNDRRDQNLALSPSDDLFFKGRLVPIESSSLELNSKSSQFSVSLQKSATKFRVFMSGLKRKPNTTTTNEKTEANVPTLASAAPKQQGEKDEENGKQSKFFTVKFKVEEVPIMSLFTRENSKSIKSSQQKQSSAEESTASAAGAAFSDDKQKFSKDVMQKYLKKVKPLYIRVSKRYGEKLKFSGQLSFGSGPKTSAPPSPSTVAQKPITADNGGKEKESAEAPTVAVSSMKGPKQGNLPAGLRVVCKHLGKSRSASSAAVAAAPPVPVLSNRRDDSLLQQQDGIQSAILHCKRSFNASRDSDSSVLSRSASDPSHEKSMEIMARKPSDHDGKGSSVDPKRAGK